The Zygotorulaspora mrakii chromosome 6, complete sequence genome includes the window TAAACctaaaaaattcttcaaatttactCTCACAGACTTTCAATTCAATCTAGatgtatttatttttgggAAAGCAAATGTTGAGAGATATTACAATTTACGAGTAGGTGATTTGGTTGCGGTCCTCAATCCTGAAATTTTACCATGGCGTCCCTCCGGGAAAGGTGGATATATTAAATCTTTTAATCTTCGAATTTCTCACAATTTTCCTTGTATATTAGAGATTGGCGCCAGTCGAGATCTCGGCTGGTGCCCTGTTTTTGATAGAACCAAGAACAAACCCTGCGGAGCGCCTATCAAcaaagcaaaagaaaagtgCTGTGACTATCATAAGGAGACCAAATTTAGAACTACGAATGCGAAGAGGGTAGAATTGAGTGGTACACATGCTCTTGGAGCACCAATTAAAGTCGATGCTCAACCTTCACTTTATCGAGATAAATCTTCACgatcaaaaaatacatTTAAGGTTATGCCTAGTTGGTCGAACCGAGGAATCAGTAATCACAATGAGCAAAGTAGTACTAAAGGTTATCATTTCAGCAATACAAATGCAGCGAAGGCATTTTTCAGcgagaaatttcaaaaccCTGACttattgaataatttggatagtaaaagaagaaagattcaAGACGGAAAAAAATCGCTACTAATTGACAAAAAACTAAAAGGTTTATTAAGCAAGGATTTTTACTTTGGCACAGCAGACAAAAATTCAGAGAGTGTTCTTCGAGCTACCGAAAGTACATTGCAGAGTGGTTTAATCCAAAGTGTTGGATTTGATCCAACCCATGGAAAAATGGCAGCCATACTAAAACAGGGTAGTGGAAGATTGGAAAATCACAAAGAAAGCGGGAAACAAATAGCGGTCACAGATTTATTGAaggtaaaaaagaaaagcgTGAGCTTGAAGCCTTCACGAGAAATACTGCTGGAGAAGAAACATCACAGAGATCAGGTATGGCACGAACATTTTGGTAAACAGTCCTCCAAAACTTCAAGTGACTCGGATAGCGATTTGGAGATCATAGGCTAAATGCTTATCGATGAAAAACTCGGAGGGAAAAATCGGAATAGTGGCgcaaaaattcaaaatgaattttGTTGTAAATATCATCCCTTTGGTGCTCCAAGAGGTTTATTAGTGTTCCATCGcaacaaatttcaaatttgtgTCGTGGCGAATCCTTCGGATAGTTCAAAATTATATCGAAATTAGATTTAAACGATCTATAAGTAACATTTTTGTCCTCTTGAATGTAATCACCAAGTTTATTTTGATAGCCTTGCATAATTTTTGCTGTTAACTTTTTAGTATTTAGGTTACTAGAGTACCCAAGTAAATGTAGTTCTGATTTCAGCGCATCTGACAAAGGTGACGGTCTGTACTCGAGCTCCAGATTTGGAGTATTGATTAATGCAAAGTAAGCATATGTACCGACTGAATGCTCAACTGTGATACTATGATCCAAATTGTagttttgcaaaatagTCTCTGCTGCTCTTCTGAACCGTTCAGTGcccatttttttgagctCCGGATTTTCACAGGCATGCAACATATTTGCATGGAACCCCAGAGagaaaatgataaagaagACAATTGAATAGTCATCTGGGAATACTGCTCTATAAAGGGGGAAGCTTTCCAAAGTTAACGATCCGCGTATATATTTACCGAATGACTGCACTGGATCGACATGCGAGAGTGAGCTGGCCCAGGCGTTCCCAGTACCCATTGGTAGGGGTAGAATGCATAGTTCGGCTTTCCCTTGCTCGGAATTGAAAACAGATTTAGTGCTGAGATTGTTCAGAAACTCACTGATGCTTGTATCTCctgaaatgaaaatgacaGTGTGAGATTCATTGACGTTTAACTCTTTGGCTATTTGTGACACCGTGTCATGTGACTTGGTTTTGATGACAGTGTGTTCATAACCTATCATATCCAGGACCGGCTTGACCACGATGGAATAAAAGTCATTGTCG containing:
- the MCM10 gene encoding Mcm10p (similar to Saccharomyces cerevisiae MCM10 (YIL150C); ancestral locus Anc_5.703) gives rise to the protein MDDPREILASDKFNNLSSDGEEAVELAKQIDEIERQKKDLLRRLQQKKRVVRVADPNFQEIQIESSPKKRKQEPQKAGLTIQPKIEVQNVNESKVQNDQQLPSNSSPYFVQRYRNAKREEQKELHQRQVLLSSRVHSFAGVDGKQKSKSEPVDEQDEYSSLWLKQRYIPRENLKEALYEVKILRLGKLFAKVKPPKFTEPQYSNWVTVGILSARGEVKFTTGDKPKKFFKFTLTDFQFNLDVFIFGKANVERYYNLRVGDLVAVLNPEILPWRPSGKGGYIKSFNLRISHNFPCILEIGASRDLGWCPVFDRTKNKPCGAPINKAKEKCCDYHKETKFRTTNAKRVELSGTHALGAPIKVDAQPSLYRDKSSRSKNTFKVMPSWSNRGISNHNEQSSTKGYHFSNTNAAKAFFSEKFQNPDLLNNLDSKRRKIQDGKKSLLIDKKLKGLLSKDFYFGTADKNSESVLRATESTLQSGLIQSVGFDPTHGKMAAILKQGSGRLENHKESGKQIAVTDLLKVKKKSVSLKPSREILLEKKHHRDQVWHEHFGKQSSKTSSDSDSDLEIIG
- a CDS encoding uncharacterized protein (ancestral locus Anc_5.704) — encoded protein: MSGETVYTGHLVTVNGEDISVRSSRNGSCYSSFELLRAKTSDSSELRLTAPQNLIVIDSIKSGKGRTLDNDFYSIVVKPVLDMIGYEHTVIKTKSHDTVSQIAKELNVNESHTVIFISGDTSISEFLNNLSTKSVFNSEQGKAELCILPLPMGTGNAWASSLSHVDPVQSFGKYIRGSLTLESFPLYRAVFPDDYSIVFFIIFSLGFHANMLHACENPELKKMGTERFRRAAETILQNYNLDHSITVEHSVGTYAYFALINTPNLELEYRPSPLSDALKSELHLLGYSSNLNTKKLTAKIMQGYQNKLGDYIQEDKNVTYRSFKSNFDIILNYPKDSPRHKFEICCDGTLINLLEHQRDDIYNKIHFEFLRHYSDFSLRVFHR